One window of the Gemmatimonadaceae bacterium genome contains the following:
- the ccoG gene encoding cytochrome c oxidase accessory protein CcoG produces MTVPMAAGRVLPTLNEDGSRRWIRPRPSPGKFLTRRRVVAYVLMVVFFIIPYLRMGGKPLVLLDLPDRQFTFFGATFLPTDTLLLMLLMASILIGIFLMTALAGRVWCGWSCPQTVYMEFLFRPIERLFERGRSGSMQLDREGLRGQLHPRRLAKYAVYLVLSLFLAHTFLAYFVGIDRLVAWVQRSPFDHPTSFFIMAITTGAIMLDFTWFREQTCLVACPYGRWQSVLLDRQSLIVAYDRARGEPRAKGKERAAGAGDCIDCGACVITCPTGIDIRDGLQMECIHCTQCADACDAIMARIGKPPGLIRYSSRAALEGARVKKLRPRVVLYPAALAVTFGGFLFALNTRAPADITVLRGMGEPYVTEADGRVANQLRVKITNRSPADHRYTVSVQGADEGTLIAPENPLPVAPGHTEMMGVFIMLPPSAFHDGERRITVSVTDGAGYTDRVPYRLVGPEHEAHDDVTPEDRHP; encoded by the coding sequence ATGACCGTGCCCATGGCGGCGGGGCGCGTGCTGCCGACGCTCAATGAGGACGGATCGCGGCGCTGGATCCGCCCCCGGCCGTCGCCCGGCAAGTTCCTCACGCGCCGCCGCGTCGTGGCGTACGTGCTGATGGTGGTCTTCTTCATCATCCCGTACCTCCGGATGGGCGGCAAGCCGCTCGTCTTGCTCGACCTGCCCGACCGGCAGTTCACGTTCTTCGGCGCCACCTTCCTGCCCACCGACACGCTGCTGCTGATGCTGCTCATGGCCAGCATCCTCATCGGCATCTTCCTGATGACGGCCCTGGCCGGACGCGTGTGGTGCGGCTGGTCGTGTCCACAGACGGTGTACATGGAGTTCCTGTTCCGCCCCATCGAACGGCTGTTCGAACGCGGGCGCAGCGGCTCCATGCAACTCGACCGCGAGGGCCTGCGCGGGCAGCTTCACCCGCGGCGACTCGCCAAGTACGCCGTGTATCTGGTGCTGTCGCTCTTCCTCGCCCACACCTTCCTCGCGTACTTCGTGGGCATCGACCGGCTGGTGGCCTGGGTGCAGCGGTCGCCGTTCGACCACCCCACGTCGTTCTTCATCATGGCGATCACCACCGGCGCCATCATGCTCGACTTCACCTGGTTCCGCGAGCAGACCTGCCTCGTGGCCTGCCCGTACGGCCGCTGGCAGTCGGTGCTGCTCGACCGCCAGTCGCTCATCGTGGCGTACGACCGCGCCCGCGGCGAGCCCCGCGCCAAGGGCAAGGAGCGCGCCGCGGGCGCCGGCGACTGCATCGACTGCGGCGCGTGCGTGATCACCTGCCCCACCGGCATCGACATCCGCGACGGGCTGCAGATGGAGTGCATCCACTGCACGCAGTGCGCCGATGCCTGCGACGCGATCATGGCCAGGATCGGCAAGCCCCCGGGACTCATCCGCTACAGCTCGCGCGCCGCGCTCGAAGGCGCGCGCGTGAAGAAGCTCCGTCCGCGCGTCGTGCTCTACCCCGCCGCGCTCGCCGTCACGTTCGGCGGCTTCCTGTTCGCGCTCAACACCAGGGCGCCCGCCGACATCACGGTGCTGCGCGGCATGGGAGAGCCCTACGTGACCGAAGCCGACGGCCGCGTGGCCAACCAGTTGCGCGTGAAGATCACCAATCGGTCGCCCGCCGATCACCGGTACACGGTGAGCGTCCAGGGCGCCGACGAGGGCACGCTCATCGCGCCCGAGAACCCGCTTCCCGTGGCCCCGGGACACACCGAGATGATGGGAGTGTTCATCATGCTCCCCCCGTCGGCATTTCACGACGGCGAGCGCCGCATCACGGTGAGCGTCACCGACGGCGCCGGCTACACCGACCGCGTGCCGTATCGCCTGGTGGGGCCCGAGCACGAAGCGCACGACGACGTCACACCCGAGGACAGACACCCATGA
- a CDS encoding cbb3-type cytochrome c oxidase N-terminal domain-containing protein, translating to MPTNNPDQDRLLQHDYDGIQEFDNPMPRWWVWVFWATIVFAIVYGLDPWHVLRGPGRIAEYQASVADAAKRWPQPSGAADAATLAALGRNPQALAAGKKVFVTTCAPCHRPDGGGLIGPNLTDDYWLHGGTVVDVHNTITNGVLEKGMPNWGKFLTPEQINDVAGYVYYSLHDSHPPNPKAAQGVKVERSE from the coding sequence ATGCCGACCAATAACCCCGATCAGGACCGGCTGCTCCAGCACGACTACGACGGCATCCAGGAATTCGACAATCCGATGCCGCGCTGGTGGGTCTGGGTCTTCTGGGCCACGATCGTGTTCGCGATCGTCTACGGCCTCGATCCGTGGCACGTGCTGCGCGGCCCGGGGCGCATTGCCGAGTACCAGGCGTCGGTGGCCGACGCCGCCAAGCGCTGGCCACAACCGTCGGGCGCCGCCGACGCGGCGACGCTCGCCGCGCTGGGGAGGAATCCGCAGGCCCTGGCCGCCGGCAAGAAGGTGTTCGTCACCACATGCGCGCCCTGCCACCGGCCGGACGGCGGCGGCCTCATCGGCCCCAACCTCACCGACGACTACTGGCTGCATGGCGGGACGGTCGTCGACGTACACAACACGATCACCAACGGCGTGCTCGAGAAGGGCATGCCCAACTGGGGCAAGTTCCTCACGCCCGAGCAGATCAACGACGTCGCAGGGTACGTGTATTACTCGCTGCACGACTCCCACCCGCCCAACCCGAAGGCCGCGCAGGGCGTGAAGGTGGAGCGGTCCGAATGA
- a CDS encoding cbb3-type cytochrome c oxidase subunit 3: protein MKSLSDVVSGAGLHIYAEVALVIFFAVFIAIVLRVLIAKRSTWEHEANLPLEDDDAPPHPSPDQGTRHADQ, encoded by the coding sequence GTGAAGTCGCTGTCCGACGTCGTCAGCGGAGCCGGCCTCCACATCTACGCCGAAGTCGCGCTGGTCATCTTCTTCGCGGTGTTCATCGCGATCGTCCTTCGCGTGCTGATCGCCAAGCGCTCCACCTGGGAGCATGAGGCCAACCTGCCGCTCGAAGACGATGACGCGCCCCCCCACCCGTCCCCGGACCAGGGAACCCGCCATGCCGACCAATAA